The following proteins are encoded in a genomic region of Papaver somniferum cultivar HN1 unplaced genomic scaffold, ASM357369v1 unplaced-scaffold_10, whole genome shotgun sequence:
- the LOC113326560 gene encoding cytochrome P450 71B10-like has product MEFLLYSFLLLLPLFPLYFLIKFKSSRNDGLLPPPGPAKLPIIGNLHQLGKRPPHQELRRLSQKYGPVMLLQLGSIPTLVISSAEAAKQVLKTHDLDFCTRPPLAGMKRLSYNYLDVIFAPYGEYWREIRKICVLELLSAKRVQSFKVIREEEIASVIYSISASAPSASVDVFEMFARFTNRTLCRVAFGGMKFDDGKLKETLDEITSLMSGFSASDIFPRVGWIIDRLTGMHGRLEKCCHDLDKYFQDIVDEHLNRQERLKSSEHEYDLIDVLLKLEKDLTSPIRIINDHIKAILMNVFLAGVDASAVTMNWAMAELIKNPAAMKKVQGEVRSYNVGRNTDKVEEKDLDHLQYLKMVVRETLRLHSPLPMLLPRESMNNCKIDGYDIKPKTRVLVNAWAIGRNPAYWYKPDEFNPERFIDKYSNSTDYGGQQDFEYLPFGGGRRGCPGINMGLVTTELALANMLYCFDWALPAGMKIEDVSMDESSGMVVHKKDHLQLVPIKKKNL; this is encoded by the exons ATGGAGTTTCTTTTGTACAGTTTTCTTCTACTCCTTCCTCTTTTTCCTCTATATTTTCTCATTAAATTCAAAAGCAGCAGAAATGATGGTTTACTTCCTCCTCCTGGTCCTGCCAAGCTTCCAATCATAGGCAACTTGCATCAACTCGGAAAACGACCGCCTCATCAAGAGCTACGGCGCCTATCTCAGAAATACGGGCCTGTCATGCTCCTGCAGCTAGGCAGTATACCTACACTTGTAATATCATCTGCTGAAGCTGCAAAACAAGTACTGAAAACACATGATCTTGATTTTTGCACCAGACCTCCTTTGGCTGGAATGAAACGCCTTTCGTATAATTACTTGGATGTTATTTTTGCACCTTATGGAGAATACTGGAGAGAGATTCGGAAAATATGTGTGCTTGAACTTCTAAGTGCCAAAAGAGTGCAATCTTTTAAGGTGATCAGGGAAGAAGAAATTGCATCCGTAATCTATTCTATTTCGGCCTCGGCGCCATCTGCTTCTGTTGATGTTTTTGAAATGTTTGCTAGGTTCACAAATAGAACTCTTTGTAGAGTTGCTTTTGGTGGCATGAAATTTGATGATGGTAAACTTAAAGAAACTCTCGACGAAATCACAAGTCTAATGAGTGGTTTCTCGGCGTCTGACATTTTTCCTAGAGTAGGTTGGATTATTGATAGGCTCACCGGAATGCATGGGAGACTTGAAAAATGCTGTCATGATTTGgataaatattttcaagatattgtgGATGAACATCTCAACCGGCAGGAGAGATTGAAGTCATCAGAACATGAGTATGACCTCATAGACGTTCTGTTGAAACTAGAGAAGGATCTAACGAGTCCAATCCGTATCATTAACGACCATATCAAAGCGATCCTTATG AATGTGTTTCTTGCTGGAGTAGACGCATCAGCTGTAACCATGAATTGGGCAATGGCAGAACTAATAAAAAATCCCGCAGCAATGAAAAAAGTGCAAGGCGAAGTTCGAAGTTACAACGTAGGAAGAAACACTGACAAGGTAGAGGAGAAAGACCTTGATCATTTGCAATATCTTAAAATGGTGGTTAGAGAAACTTTAAGACTACACTCTCCGCTTCCAATGTTGCTTCCCAGAGAAAGCATGAACAACTGCAAGATCGATGGATACGATATAAAGCCAAAGACAAGAGTGCTAGTAAACGCATGGGCAATCGGGAGAAATCCGGCTTATTGGTATAAACCAGATGAGTTCAACCCTGAGAGGTTCATAGATAAGTACTCCAATAGTACTGATTATGGAGGACAACAAGATTTTGAGTACTTACCTTTTGGAGGTGGTCGAAGAGGCTGTCCTGGGATAAATATGGGACTGGTAACAACTGAACTCGCGCTGGCGAATATGCTATACTGTTTTGATTGGGCATTACCAGCAGGGATGAAGATCGAAGATGTAAGTATGGATGAATCATCTGGTATGGTTGTCCATAAGAAAGACCATCTTCAACTTGTaccaatcaaaaagaaaaatctctaa
- the LOC113326009 gene encoding uncharacterized protein LOC113326009, giving the protein MKIFGWMQSKLNGKQTIATKKPTNVVSTKSQNLHEEFSDWPNALLAIGTFGTKDSLKRDNEIMVHDAQEDVQEQEITSSSVEEDQLDFTPEEVGKLQKELTKLLSRKPVEQTESQRRNGISTLPLDKFLNCPSSLEVDRTICNELSVADDNKDVIADLRRSISVVLGSKPKDVCFDGNNNGAIKKKSISFLLKKMFVCSSGFAPVAPSLRGQMQLPESRMEKLLRAILNKEIHQKGSNAATSNKKYLENNNSRHISANIQMELESEFAETESHGSSKWDKTDSEFIVLEI; this is encoded by the exons ATGAAG ATCTTTGGTTGGATGCAAAGTAAGCTCAATGGAAAACAAACTATTGCTACTAAGAAACCAACCAATGTGGTTTCTACCAAGA GTCAAAATTTGCATGAAGAATTCAGTGATTGGCCTAATGCACTACTAGCAATCGGCACATTCGGAACGAAAGATTCACTAAAACGCGACAACGAGATTATGGTCCATGATGCTCAGGAAGATGTACAAGAACAAGAAATTACATCCTCTTCAGTAGAAGAAGATCAATTAGATTTCACACCAGAAGAAGTTGGAAAATTacaaaaagaattaacaaaattattATCACGTAAACCGGTCGAACAAACAGAAAGCCAACGGAGAAACGGGATTAGTACTCTCCCGTTGGATAAATTTCTGAATTGCCCGTCAAGCTTGGAAGTCGATAGAACCATTTGTAATGAGCTTTCCGTTGCCGATGACAATAAAGATGTTATCGCTGATCTACGAAGAAGTATTAGTGTAGTATTAGGTAGTAAACCTAAAGATGTTTGTTTTGATGGTAACAACAATGGCGCGATCAAGAAAAAATCcatctcttttcttcttaagAAGATGTTTGTTTGCTCGAGTGGTTTCGCACCCGTTGCTCCTAGCTTACGCGGTCAAATGCAACTTCCAGAGTCCAGAATGGAAAAG CTTCTAAGGGCAATTCTAAACAAAGAGATCCACCAAAAAGGCTCCAATGCTGCAACATCCAACAAGAAATATCTCGAGAATAATAATAGTAGACATATTTCAGCAAATATTCAGATGGAGTTGGAATCTGAATTTGCAGAAACAGAAAGCCATGGATCATCAAAATGGGATAAAACTGATTCCGAAT TTATCGTTCTGGAAATATAA